In one Parageobacillus genomosp. 1 genomic region, the following are encoded:
- a CDS encoding sigma-54-dependent Fis family transcriptional regulator encodes MNIVDPSRREIWQRFVREGTLDHARMNKRIAESWYLCRQKNVDPYDGKGKIILESHLLAERKKRNQRLLHIAVPILEKLQKYFQETKSIFLLVDREGYVLYAKGNKQAMKMAEGIKFVEGVKWTEDEVGTNAIGTSLRICEPITIVGLEHYSVASHQWVCSATPIYDEKRELVGIIDVSYPINNYPFHDHVLATVVAAAYTIEQRFHIQAKEDEVELFKYTCNMENTDSPVVICNNNGSIVWVNHCLRSSFSNMLGQSLEDVCGDHWAIKSKIPIYSSIHYDIIGYRVTFQKTKNNDSKFVSTTFHFEGVTGRSISFANVIKSCEKVAKTDATVHITGETGTGKELIARAIHQNSGRKNGPFVAINCGAIPKELISSELFGYVEGAFTGAKRTGHKGKFVQANGGTIFLDEIGEIPLEMQIALLRVLQEREVVPIGGTKPIPIDVRVITATHCDLYQLVREGKLREDLFYRIYVYPIKVPALRERKEDIPFLIQYYCQQKNWSVFFSDEAVQLFMTYHWPGNIRELFNVLERVRIEYGDHIPSISELKSMFIGWESHGENMNSDQETLSYREQIEKNNIMAMLRKTQGNIAKAAAELNIPRSTFYRKLKKYHLI; translated from the coding sequence ATGAATATCGTAGATCCATCTAGACGCGAAATTTGGCAGCGCTTTGTGCGTGAAGGAACATTGGATCATGCAAGGATGAATAAAAGAATTGCGGAATCATGGTATCTCTGCCGCCAGAAAAATGTGGACCCTTATGACGGAAAAGGAAAGATTATTTTAGAGTCTCATTTGCTAGCAGAAAGGAAAAAACGGAATCAAAGATTGCTTCATATTGCCGTACCTATTTTAGAAAAGCTGCAAAAATATTTTCAAGAAACAAAATCTATTTTTCTTCTTGTCGACCGAGAAGGATATGTTTTATATGCAAAGGGAAATAAACAAGCAATGAAAATGGCCGAAGGAATAAAATTTGTGGAAGGAGTAAAGTGGACAGAAGATGAGGTTGGGACAAATGCCATTGGCACGTCTTTAAGAATTTGCGAGCCTATTACGATTGTTGGCTTAGAACATTATTCGGTTGCTTCTCATCAATGGGTTTGTTCAGCAACACCTATTTATGATGAAAAGAGAGAACTTGTCGGAATTATCGACGTTTCGTACCCCATCAATAATTATCCGTTTCACGACCATGTCTTAGCCACTGTTGTTGCCGCAGCATATACCATCGAACAACGATTCCACATTCAAGCGAAAGAAGATGAAGTAGAGTTGTTTAAGTATACTTGCAATATGGAAAATACGGATTCCCCCGTAGTTATATGTAATAATAATGGGAGTATTGTCTGGGTTAATCATTGTTTGCGCTCTTCCTTTTCAAACATGCTTGGTCAATCACTGGAAGATGTTTGTGGTGATCATTGGGCCATAAAATCCAAGATTCCGATTTATTCTTCTATTCATTATGATATTATTGGTTATCGAGTTACTTTTCAAAAGACAAAAAATAATGATTCCAAATTTGTTTCAACGACTTTTCATTTTGAAGGAGTAACGGGTAGGAGCATATCATTTGCAAACGTAATAAAGAGTTGTGAGAAGGTAGCGAAAACAGATGCTACTGTTCATATAACCGGAGAAACGGGAACAGGAAAAGAATTAATCGCTCGCGCTATTCATCAAAACAGCGGAAGAAAAAACGGCCCGTTTGTTGCAATTAATTGCGGCGCGATACCGAAGGAACTAATTAGTAGCGAATTATTTGGTTATGTGGAAGGAGCATTTACGGGAGCAAAACGTACGGGACATAAAGGAAAATTTGTTCAAGCAAACGGCGGAACCATTTTTCTCGATGAAATTGGCGAAATCCCTTTGGAAATGCAAATCGCGCTTTTAAGGGTTTTGCAGGAAAGGGAAGTCGTTCCTATTGGCGGCACAAAACCAATTCCTATTGACGTAAGAGTAATAACCGCAACACACTGCGATTTATATCAATTAGTAAGAGAAGGAAAGTTAAGGGAAGATTTATTTTATCGCATTTATGTATATCCGATAAAAGTTCCGGCGTTAAGAGAACGAAAAGAGGATATACCATTTTTGATTCAGTATTATTGCCAACAAAAGAATTGGTCTGTTTTCTTTTCTGATGAAGCGGTCCAACTATTTATGACCTATCATTGGCCAGGAAATATTCGAGAATTATTTAACGTGTTAGAGCGAGTTCGAATTGAATATGGAGATCATATTCCCTCTATTTCAGAACTCAAATCGATGTTCATTGGATGGGAAAGTCATGGGGAAAATATGAATTCAGATCAAGAAACTTTATCCTATCGGGAACAAATTGAAAAAAATAATATTATGGCGATGCTACGGAAAACACAAGGCAATATTGCTAAAGCAGCAGCTGAGCTAAATATTCCTCGCAGCACATTTTACCGAAAATTAAAGAAGTATCATTTGATATGA
- a CDS encoding thiamine pyrophosphate-dependent dehydrogenase E1 component subunit alpha, with protein sequence MTVTKPESKSLTKEKAKWMYQKMCEIRQFEDKVHEIFSKGILPGFVHLYAGEEAVAVGVCAHLNEKDYITSTHRGHGHCIAKGCDLNGMMAEIYGKATGLCKGKGGSMHIADVEKGMLGANGIVGGGFPLAVGAGLTAKLKKTGAVAVCFFGDGANNHGTFHEGINLAAIWKLPVVFVAENNGYAESTPFEYASSCKNIADRAVAYNIPGEVVDGKDVIAVYEAAERAITRARNGEGPTLIECKTYRNYGHFEGDAQTYKSAEEKEKHLKELDAIVRFRNYILSNQLLSEQELFEIEQNVAEAIEKAVVFAEKSPFPTEEDLLKDVYVTY encoded by the coding sequence ATGACAGTGACAAAACCAGAATCCAAGAGTCTTACGAAAGAAAAAGCAAAATGGATGTATCAGAAAATGTGTGAAATTCGTCAGTTTGAGGACAAAGTTCATGAAATCTTCAGCAAAGGTATTTTGCCTGGATTTGTTCATTTATATGCCGGTGAGGAAGCAGTAGCTGTAGGGGTTTGTGCTCATTTGAATGAAAAAGACTATATTACTAGTACGCACCGCGGACACGGTCACTGTATTGCAAAAGGCTGTGACTTGAACGGTATGATGGCGGAGATTTATGGCAAAGCAACAGGATTATGCAAAGGAAAAGGAGGCTCCATGCATATTGCCGATGTGGAAAAGGGAATGCTTGGTGCCAATGGAATAGTCGGTGGCGGATTCCCTCTAGCTGTTGGAGCTGGTTTGACAGCGAAATTGAAGAAAACGGGTGCTGTTGCTGTTTGTTTCTTTGGGGATGGCGCGAATAACCACGGTACATTTCATGAAGGAATCAATCTTGCGGCTATTTGGAAATTACCGGTTGTTTTTGTGGCGGAAAACAATGGTTATGCTGAATCGACTCCTTTCGAATATGCATCCAGCTGTAAAAACATTGCAGACCGTGCAGTGGCTTACAACATTCCAGGAGAGGTTGTAGATGGAAAGGACGTGATTGCTGTATACGAGGCGGCAGAAAGAGCTATTACACGTGCTCGCAACGGGGAAGGACCAACTTTAATTGAATGTAAGACCTATCGAAATTATGGTCACTTTGAAGGGGATGCACAAACGTATAAATCAGCGGAAGAAAAAGAAAAACATTTAAAAGAGTTAGATGCCATTGTAAGATTTCGTAACTATATTCTTTCTAATCAATTGTTATCAGAACAAGAACTATTTGAAATAGAACAAAATGTAGCGGAAGCCATTGAAAAGGCAGTCGTTTTTGCAGAAAAAAGCCCGTTTCCGACAGAAGAAGACCTTCTGAAAGACGTTTATGTAACCTATTAA
- a CDS encoding alpha-ketoacid dehydrogenase subunit beta, translating into MTRTISFSEAINEAMKLAMRKNENVILLGEDVAGGATVDHLQDDEAWGGVMGVTKGLVQEFGRERVLDTPIAEAGYIGAAVTAAATGLRPIAELMFNDFIGSCLDEVMNQAAKLRYMFGGKAKVPLTIRTMHGAGFRAAAQHSQSLYAIFTHIPGLKVVVPSTPSDAKGLLLASIFDDDPVIFFEDKTLYNMKGEVEEGFYTIPLGKADIKREGNDLTIVAIGKQVHTALKAADMLKARGIETEVIDPRTLSPLDEETILSSVAKTGRLIVIDEANPRCSVATDISALVADKGFDYLDAPIKMITAPHCPVPFSPTLEDLYLPTPEKVLHAVAEIIGDETIVAV; encoded by the coding sequence ATGACAAGAACAATTTCTTTCTCAGAAGCAATTAATGAAGCGATGAAGCTCGCGATGCGCAAAAATGAAAATGTTATTTTGTTGGGAGAAGATGTAGCTGGTGGTGCAACTGTTGATCACTTGCAAGATGATGAAGCATGGGGAGGAGTAATGGGGGTCACGAAAGGTCTCGTCCAAGAGTTTGGAAGAGAAAGAGTATTAGATACGCCGATTGCGGAAGCTGGGTATATTGGTGCAGCTGTTACTGCGGCGGCAACAGGGTTAAGACCGATTGCAGAATTGATGTTTAATGATTTTATCGGAAGTTGTTTAGATGAGGTAATGAATCAAGCAGCAAAACTTCGTTATATGTTTGGCGGAAAGGCGAAAGTACCTTTAACCATACGAACGATGCACGGTGCCGGATTTCGCGCGGCTGCGCAGCATTCGCAAAGTTTATATGCGATTTTCACCCATATACCAGGGCTAAAAGTCGTTGTTCCTTCTACCCCGTCCGATGCAAAAGGTCTTTTACTTGCCTCGATTTTTGATGATGATCCTGTTATCTTTTTTGAAGATAAAACGCTTTATAACATGAAAGGAGAAGTGGAAGAAGGATTTTATACCATCCCTCTTGGAAAAGCAGATATTAAAAGAGAAGGAAATGATTTGACCATTGTGGCGATAGGAAAACAAGTGCATACGGCTTTAAAAGCAGCGGATATGTTAAAAGCACGTGGAATTGAAACAGAGGTAATTGATCCAAGAACTTTATCCCCGCTAGATGAAGAAACCATTTTATCTTCAGTAGCTAAGACAGGTCGATTAATTGTGATTGACGAAGCAAATCCGAGATGTAGCGTAGCGACAGATATTTCGGCTCTTGTAGCGGATAAAGGATTTGATTATTTAGATGCTCCGATTAAGATGATTACTGCTCCGCACTGTCCTGTTCCATTTTCACCAACATTAGAAGATCTTTACTTACCAACCCCAGAAAAAGTACTTCACGCAGTAGCTGAAATAATAGGAGATGAAACGATTGTAGCAGTTTAA
- a CDS encoding dihydrolipoamide acetyltransferase family protein has product MAVEIFMPKLGMSMKEGTVVEWLKKKGDKVKKGESVAVISSDKIETDIEAPQDGVLLEILVEQDETVEVGKVIGYIGQEGEKPDGQSNETPQETPQQAMQEVAVSVGTIEPNTTSRHMLRVSPAARKLAREAGIDLSNISGSGPKGRITRADVEKAIQLKQASLQPVREKQTIAETTQITAEQKGVTVKPVTGMRKVIATRMFTSLQQTAQLTIHMKADVTELLELQAKLRKELQDESDIKLTITDFIARATILALCTHKQMNSLYQNGHIHTYDSVHLGIAVALENGLVVPVIPYAEKLSLKEISKKIKELSVRAREGKLSSEEMRGSTFTITSLGAYGVEFFTPVLNPPEVGILGVGTVTDTPVFVGDAIQKRKILPLSLTFDHQVIDGAPASQFLTTIKNYLEKPYKMLL; this is encoded by the coding sequence ATGGCGGTTGAAATTTTCATGCCAAAGCTAGGAATGAGTATGAAAGAAGGAACAGTGGTAGAGTGGTTAAAGAAAAAAGGAGATAAGGTGAAAAAAGGGGAATCGGTCGCTGTCATTAGCTCCGATAAGATTGAGACAGATATCGAAGCGCCGCAAGATGGGGTGTTATTAGAGATTCTTGTCGAACAAGATGAAACGGTTGAAGTAGGAAAAGTAATTGGTTACATTGGTCAGGAAGGAGAAAAACCAGATGGCCAGTCCAATGAAACGCCACAAGAAACACCACAACAAGCAATGCAAGAAGTAGCCGTGTCCGTTGGAACCATCGAGCCAAACACAACGTCTAGACATATGTTGCGCGTTTCTCCTGCTGCTAGAAAATTAGCCCGCGAAGCGGGAATCGATTTAAGTAATATTTCAGGTTCGGGGCCAAAAGGTAGAATTACACGGGCAGATGTAGAAAAAGCCATTCAACTAAAACAAGCATCTTTACAGCCAGTGCGTGAGAAGCAAACGATCGCAGAAACAACTCAGATCACAGCGGAACAAAAAGGCGTCACAGTAAAACCGGTGACGGGGATGCGAAAAGTAATCGCGACAAGAATGTTTACAAGCCTGCAGCAAACGGCTCAGCTAACGATTCATATGAAAGCAGATGTTACAGAATTGCTTGAATTACAGGCAAAGCTTAGGAAAGAGCTACAAGACGAATCTGATATAAAACTTACGATCACCGATTTTATCGCTCGAGCAACGATTTTAGCATTATGTACCCATAAACAAATGAACAGTCTTTATCAAAATGGGCATATTCATACGTATGATTCCGTGCATTTAGGAATTGCAGTCGCATTGGAGAACGGTCTAGTCGTTCCGGTCATCCCTTATGCAGAGAAACTTTCTTTAAAAGAAATTTCTAAAAAGATTAAGGAATTGAGCGTACGGGCAAGGGAAGGAAAATTAAGCAGTGAGGAAATGAGAGGCTCTACTTTTACCATTACAAGTCTCGGTGCTTATGGCGTTGAATTTTTTACACCAGTGTTAAATCCGCCGGAGGTAGGAATTCTTGGGGTAGGAACGGTCACAGATACTCCGGTCTTTGTAGGAGATGCTATTCAGAAGAGAAAGATTTTACCATTGAGTTTAACGTTTGATCATCAAGTGATCGACGGTGCTCCGGCTAGTCAATTTCTGACCACCATTAAAAATTATCTAGAAAAGCCATATAAAATGTTATTGTAG
- a CDS encoding transposase: MRTKNGVTPYLLPPYFPNLNMVERIWGMVKRQCYC; encoded by the coding sequence GTGAGAACGAAGAATGGTGTTACTCCTTATCTTTTACCACCATATTTCCCCAATTTAAATATGGTAGAACGGATTTGGGGAATGGTTAAAAGGCAGTGTTATTGCTAA
- a CDS encoding helix-turn-helix domain-containing protein, with amino-acid sequence MAEILIVDDDKYARKEIRTFIGESKFRFLTIYEANTAQRGMILLKQNRPSILILDITLPDMDGIKFGRSALQLYSDLPVIVVTQLKMFEFVQKAINSGFSAYLLKPLSKNELYETLDRVLPMGLNREINQTINGNSKFSSDLKNPIESAIQFIQMNYGYSLTLKEVADQVYLSPSYFSRLFKEEVGMTFVEYLTFVRVQKAKSLLRFSSLPIEIIAHNTGFSNPSYFATTFKKMVGKTPSEYRDQFYFKEKGVKS; translated from the coding sequence ATGGCTGAAATATTAATTGTTGATGATGACAAATATGCAAGAAAGGAAATTAGAACATTCATCGGGGAAAGTAAATTTCGGTTTCTTACCATTTATGAGGCAAATACAGCTCAAAGAGGTATGATCCTTCTGAAACAAAATCGTCCGAGCATACTAATTTTGGATATCACATTACCGGATATGGACGGAATTAAATTCGGAAGGTCAGCGTTACAATTGTATTCGGACTTGCCAGTTATTGTTGTGACACAGTTAAAAATGTTTGAGTTTGTGCAGAAGGCGATTAATTCAGGTTTTTCTGCATATTTATTGAAACCGCTTTCCAAAAATGAATTGTATGAAACGCTTGATCGGGTTTTACCTATGGGACTCAATCGAGAGATCAATCAAACTATCAATGGGAATAGTAAATTCTCTTCGGATTTAAAAAATCCGATTGAAAGTGCTATTCAGTTTATTCAGATGAACTATGGATACTCTCTTACGCTAAAAGAGGTAGCAGATCAGGTATACTTAAGTCCATCCTATTTCAGCCGATTATTTAAAGAAGAAGTCGGTATGACATTTGTGGAATATTTGACGTTTGTTAGAGTACAGAAAGCGAAAAGCTTACTTAGATTTTCCAGTCTGCCAATTGAAATCATAGCTCATAATACGGGATTTTCTAATCCTAGCTACTTTGCGACCACATTCAAAAAAATGGTAGGAAAAACACCGAGTGAGTATCGGGATCAATTCTATTTTAAGGAAAAGGGGGTGAAGTCGTGA
- a CDS encoding xanthine dehydrogenase family protein molybdopterin-binding subunit has translation MSKVIGKIVTRVEDKRLLTGQGKYIDDIGTPPNTAHVAILRSPHPHAKIISIDYSEALEIPGVKGVVTGKDVQPLLNPFSVGVSAPVKYYPIAIDKVRYVGEPVAVVVAKNRYIAEDALEKIKVKYETLEPIVDIERALEDGAPILHENVGSNIANHRTFHYGDVDKAFQQADRIIKHRFHFPKYSATPVETYGVIAQYEESTDSYTVHANFHGPFVLHSIMASALKVPSNRLRIIIPKDIGGSYGIKAGVFPYIVLCSVVSRLVGCPVKWIEDRQEHLAASSSCTDRVTYIEAAVKDDGKVLGLKMKIMDNVGAYIRAPEPACLYRNHANTTGAYDIPNLMIDAYAVMTNKLPTGLIRGYGGQETYFPLERIMQIIADELEMDPADVIRRNLIKKDQFPYKTASGGVYDSGDYEKALDLLLKTGKYEEFRKKQMEARKNGKLLGVGLAVIVEPSGSNMGYITIALTPEERKTGLPKSGCTEAATISIDPMGNVNVRISTTPTGQGHETVASQIVSEILGIPHDKINVVAELDTATSAWSIASGSYSSRFAALGSSAVYYAAQKVKRKLIKIAAHFLQIDEDDLTIENGQIISRKDPSKSISIKRVAGSAHWNPLSLPKGMEPGIYETAYYTARAEPPDDNDLINSSVTYGFVADLVTVEIDPETGEIHILDYYTVHDAGKLLNPLLANGQILGGLVHGLGGAMYEELVYDDKGQFLTGSFMDYLCPTAPEIPRVTIKHIETPSPITPLGAKGLGEGNTMSAPVAIANAVNDALKPYGVIIDSLPITPNKVWNLINQSIKQGELL, from the coding sequence ATGAGTAAAGTGATTGGCAAAATAGTAACACGTGTAGAAGATAAAAGACTGCTGACAGGGCAGGGAAAATACATCGATGATATCGGAACGCCGCCTAATACAGCTCATGTAGCTATTTTAAGGAGTCCTCATCCTCATGCAAAGATCATCTCCATCGATTATTCTGAAGCATTGGAAATTCCGGGAGTAAAAGGGGTAGTGACAGGCAAGGATGTTCAGCCATTGTTAAATCCTTTCAGTGTTGGAGTAAGCGCGCCTGTCAAATACTATCCAATTGCTATTGATAAAGTGCGCTACGTTGGCGAGCCAGTAGCGGTTGTGGTGGCAAAAAACCGTTATATTGCGGAGGACGCTTTAGAAAAAATTAAGGTGAAATACGAAACGCTCGAACCGATTGTAGATATTGAGCGTGCACTCGAAGATGGAGCGCCTATTTTGCATGAAAATGTCGGTTCGAATATAGCCAATCATCGAACGTTTCACTACGGAGATGTCGATAAGGCATTTCAGCAAGCGGACAGAATCATAAAGCACCGCTTTCATTTTCCGAAATATTCCGCAACACCAGTTGAAACATACGGTGTTATTGCGCAATATGAGGAAAGTACGGATAGTTACACGGTTCATGCGAATTTTCACGGTCCGTTTGTTCTCCATTCGATTATGGCCAGTGCGTTAAAAGTACCAAGTAACCGGTTGCGGATCATCATTCCGAAAGATATCGGTGGCAGCTATGGAATTAAAGCAGGTGTGTTCCCTTACATTGTACTTTGCTCTGTAGTCAGCCGTCTTGTAGGATGTCCGGTAAAATGGATAGAAGATCGGCAGGAACATTTGGCAGCCAGTTCAAGTTGTACAGATCGCGTGACGTACATTGAAGCGGCAGTGAAAGATGATGGAAAAGTGCTCGGTTTAAAAATGAAAATCATGGACAACGTCGGTGCGTATATCCGTGCTCCAGAACCCGCTTGTCTATATCGGAACCATGCAAACACAACAGGTGCCTATGACATTCCAAACTTAATGATCGATGCCTATGCAGTAATGACGAATAAATTGCCGACTGGTCTTATCCGAGGATACGGCGGACAGGAAACGTATTTTCCTCTTGAACGGATTATGCAAATAATTGCTGATGAATTAGAAATGGATCCAGCCGATGTGATTAGACGGAATTTAATTAAAAAAGATCAGTTCCCTTACAAAACTGCATCTGGTGGAGTGTATGATAGCGGCGATTATGAAAAAGCGCTTGATCTGTTGTTGAAAACCGGAAAATACGAAGAATTTCGAAAAAAACAAATGGAAGCGCGAAAGAATGGGAAGCTGCTTGGCGTTGGATTAGCGGTCATCGTTGAACCATCCGGTTCCAATATGGGATACATTACGATTGCACTGACGCCAGAAGAAAGGAAAACAGGATTACCAAAATCAGGTTGTACGGAAGCAGCGACTATTTCGATCGATCCGATGGGAAATGTAAATGTCCGCATCAGTACAACTCCTACCGGCCAAGGACATGAAACTGTCGCAAGCCAAATTGTTTCAGAGATACTAGGCATTCCACATGACAAAATTAACGTTGTAGCTGAACTCGATACGGCCACAAGTGCTTGGTCCATCGCATCTGGAAGTTATTCAAGCCGCTTTGCAGCACTCGGATCAAGTGCCGTTTACTATGCAGCACAAAAAGTAAAGCGTAAGCTCATTAAAATTGCAGCTCACTTTTTACAGATTGACGAAGATGATTTAACGATTGAAAATGGTCAGATTATTTCGAGAAAAGATCCGTCCAAATCCATATCCATTAAGCGAGTGGCTGGATCAGCACATTGGAATCCACTTTCTTTGCCGAAAGGAATGGAGCCGGGTATTTATGAAACAGCCTATTATACAGCTCGGGCAGAACCGCCGGATGACAATGACCTTATTAACTCGTCGGTTACATATGGTTTTGTAGCTGACTTGGTCACGGTGGAAATCGATCCAGAAACGGGTGAAATTCATATTCTTGATTATTATACTGTCCATGATGCCGGCAAATTGCTAAATCCGCTCCTTGCCAACGGACAAATTTTAGGAGGTCTTGTGCATGGGCTTGGTGGTGCCATGTATGAAGAGCTCGTCTACGATGATAAGGGTCAGTTTTTAACTGGGTCATTTATGGATTACTTATGCCCTACAGCACCAGAAATACCAAGAGTGACTATCAAACATATTGAAACTCCTTCACCGATTACACCACTTGGTGCGAAAGGTCTTGGAGAAGGAAACACAATGAGTGCACCTGTTGCCATTGCTAACGCAGTAAACGATGCATTGAAACCTTACGGCGTGATCATTGATTCGTTACCTATAACACCTAATAAAGTATGGAATCTTATTAATCAGTCAATAAAACAGGGGGAATTATTATGA
- a CDS encoding SRPBCC family protein: MNGSGKVALNAGIEKAWDVLLDPQALKNCIMGCTKLEPVGENKYEAVLSIGIAAVKGKYESTIEIADIQKPNHYKLIIKGEGGPGSVEATGSVDLIPIDENTTELQYTYDAEVGGKVAMVGQRMLNGVAKLIIQDFFKKFNKELDKSEQSV, encoded by the coding sequence ATGAACGGAAGCGGAAAAGTAGCATTGAATGCAGGAATCGAAAAAGCATGGGATGTATTACTTGATCCACAGGCGCTAAAAAACTGTATTATGGGTTGTACGAAGCTGGAGCCTGTTGGAGAGAACAAATATGAAGCGGTATTGTCTATTGGAATCGCTGCTGTTAAAGGAAAATATGAATCAACCATCGAAATTGCTGATATTCAAAAACCAAACCATTATAAGCTCATTATAAAAGGGGAAGGAGGTCCTGGTAGTGTAGAAGCTACTGGATCAGTGGACCTCATTCCGATTGACGAAAATACAACGGAGTTGCAGTATACGTACGACGCTGAAGTTGGCGGTAAAGTGGCAATGGTCGGTCAAAGAATGTTAAATGGCGTTGCTAAATTGATCATTCAAGATTTCTTTAAAAAATTTAATAAAGAACTAGATAAAAGTGAACAATCCGTTTAA
- a CDS encoding FAD binding domain-containing protein yields the protein MKPAKFDYYCPKTVDEALSLLEEIGFDGKIIAGGQSLVPIMNMRLATPECLIDINQLNDLQFIELDGSKMKIGALTRQAEIEMSDAVRKHLGLLSEAVPYIGHVQTRNRGTFGGSLVHADPSAEIPLSLMTLGGTLHIASKDEVREVNVEDFFVTYLTTDIMPNELLTEIHIPLPEGRVGYSFHEISRRHGDFALVAAACQLSIDSQDRISKVRLVLGGVDAVPLLITEASELMEGEYLSASLLNKIADIVDEVVNPESDLHATADYRRHLAKKLAVRTVKTAYERARGENNECS from the coding sequence ATGAAACCAGCAAAATTTGACTATTATTGCCCCAAAACAGTAGATGAAGCGCTTTCTCTTTTGGAAGAAATAGGATTTGATGGAAAAATAATTGCCGGAGGTCAAAGCCTCGTGCCGATTATGAACATGAGACTGGCAACACCTGAATGCTTAATTGACATTAACCAGTTGAACGATTTGCAATTCATTGAGTTGGATGGTAGCAAAATGAAAATCGGCGCATTAACGAGGCAGGCCGAAATTGAAATGTCAGATGCAGTTCGTAAACATCTTGGTCTTCTGAGCGAAGCTGTTCCTTATATAGGTCATGTTCAGACGAGAAATCGTGGAACATTTGGAGGAAGTCTTGTTCATGCTGATCCATCAGCTGAAATTCCTCTATCATTAATGACGCTTGGTGGAACACTTCATATTGCTTCTAAGGATGAAGTGAGGGAAGTAAACGTTGAGGACTTTTTTGTCACTTATTTAACGACCGATATTATGCCGAATGAGTTGCTGACGGAAATTCACATTCCATTGCCAGAAGGAAGAGTGGGATATTCATTTCATGAAATTTCACGGCGCCACGGTGACTTTGCTCTCGTTGCCGCTGCCTGTCAATTGTCCATCGATAGTCAGGACCGCATTTCAAAAGTTAGATTGGTTTTGGGAGGCGTTGATGCGGTTCCATTGTTGATTACAGAGGCAAGCGAGTTGATGGAAGGGGAGTATTTGTCTGCCTCGCTTCTAAATAAAATTGCTGATATTGTTGATGAAGTCGTAAATCCTGAATCGGATCTGCACGCAACCGCTGATTACAGAAGACACCTTGCGAAAAAATTGGCAGTGCGCACAGTAAAAACAGCCTACGAACGAGCAAGGGGTGAAAACAATGAGTGTTCATGA
- a CDS encoding (2Fe-2S)-binding protein gives MSVHEIEVTINGKKYREQVESRMLLSDFLRETCGLTGTHVGCEHGVCGACTIHLNGSAVRSCLIFAIQVDGQEITTVEGLTKDGELTLLQRNFIECHGLQCGFCTPGILMSTTDYLQKNPNPTLQEIKEMLSGHLCRCTGYEGIIKAIQKTIDESNLNYEAERR, from the coding sequence ATGAGTGTTCATGAAATTGAAGTTACAATAAACGGAAAAAAATATCGAGAACAAGTCGAATCCAGAATGCTGCTAAGCGATTTTTTGCGAGAAACGTGCGGTCTCACTGGCACACATGTAGGCTGTGAACATGGTGTGTGCGGTGCTTGCACTATCCACCTAAACGGTTCGGCTGTCAGGAGCTGTCTTATCTTTGCGATTCAGGTGGATGGACAGGAAATAACAACGGTAGAAGGCTTGACAAAAGATGGTGAACTGACGCTGCTGCAAAGAAATTTCATTGAATGTCACGGTCTTCAGTGTGGTTTCTGTACACCGGGTATCTTAATGTCAACAACCGACTATCTGCAAAAAAATCCGAATCCAACCCTTCAGGAAATTAAAGAAATGCTATCGGGACATTTGTGCCGTTGCACAGGCTATGAAGGGATTATAAAAGCTATTCAAAAAACAATTGATGAAAGCAATCTCAATTACGAAGCTGAAAGGAGATGA